The following are encoded in a window of Rhodothermus bifroesti genomic DNA:
- a CDS encoding LptE family protein: MRRFSRYRLGIGLLLVGLSGCAYYSFTGATIPTHLRTIAIPLVEDRSSSPFANLDQQLTNLLIDRFVNQTRLSLEPEPGSADALLEVRIDRYTNEPTAVGGAEQAERNRVTITVTVRYVDQVNDQELLARSFSAFEEYDPVRQGLAGEEEAVQVVLRNLADDIFAAATANW; the protein is encoded by the coding sequence ATGAGGCGTTTTAGCAGATACCGGCTGGGCATCGGATTGCTGCTGGTCGGGTTAAGCGGTTGTGCCTACTATAGCTTTACCGGCGCAACCATTCCCACGCATCTGCGCACCATTGCCATCCCACTGGTAGAGGATCGTTCTAGCAGTCCGTTTGCGAACTTAGACCAACAGCTGACCAACCTGCTGATCGATCGTTTTGTGAACCAGACGCGCCTGTCGCTGGAGCCAGAACCTGGATCGGCCGATGCGCTGCTTGAAGTGCGCATCGATCGCTACACCAATGAACCTACCGCTGTAGGGGGGGCCGAACAGGCCGAACGCAACCGCGTGACAATCACCGTTACCGTACGCTACGTCGATCAGGTAAACGACCAAGAATTGCTTGCGCGCAGCTTCTCTGCTTTTGAGGAATACGATCCAGTAAGGCAAGGACTGGCAGGAGAAGAAGAGGCTGTCCAGGTTGTGCTGCGTAACCTGGCAGATGATATTTTCGCAGCAGCTACAGCCAATTGGTAA
- a CDS encoding tetratricopeptide repeat protein gives MALPDLRDALRYIETGQPRQALVLLYPLVERFPAWSAAQLLLARALEADGRWDEALEVWQRLAFWLPESPVVQQGLRRALRQLTLPEAPSDALTSALPDPALAQLPEPLRQLAQTAPTEASSALTQTDDLDIDRLIAELESARIVPRPDLEDIPPPELEQDVDDLVSETLARIYAAQEQYAEAARVYEKLAQQHPERAESYRQRAAEMRAKAAQQTG, from the coding sequence ATGGCGCTTCCAGACCTGCGCGATGCGCTACGTTACATTGAAACAGGACAGCCCCGCCAGGCGCTGGTGCTGCTCTACCCACTGGTAGAGCGCTTTCCAGCCTGGAGTGCAGCCCAGCTGCTTCTGGCTCGGGCCTTGGAGGCCGATGGAAGATGGGACGAGGCATTGGAAGTCTGGCAGCGACTTGCGTTTTGGTTGCCCGAGAGTCCTGTGGTGCAGCAAGGCTTGCGCCGTGCTTTGCGACAGCTTACGCTGCCAGAAGCCCCCTCAGATGCCCTTACGTCTGCGCTGCCCGACCCTGCCCTGGCACAATTACCCGAACCGCTTCGCCAGCTTGCGCAAACAGCTCCAACTGAAGCGAGCTCGGCGCTTACGCAAACCGATGATTTGGACATAGACCGACTGATTGCCGAGCTGGAGTCGGCGCGCATTGTGCCCCGTCCCGACTTAGAAGATATCCCGCCACCGGAACTGGAGCAGGACGTCGACGACTTGGTTTCGGAAACGCTGGCGCGTATCTATGCGGCACAGGAACAGTACGCCGAGGCTGCCCGGGTCTATGAAAAGCTAGCCCAGCAACACCCTGAACGTGCCGAATCCTACCGTCAAAGGGCAGCAGAAATGCGCGCTAAGGCCGCGCAACAGACGGGCTAA
- a CDS encoding bifunctional 3,4-dihydroxy-2-butanone-4-phosphate synthase/GTP cyclohydrolase II yields the protein MAFEPLNPHESTPPCCAASGEGTASPFDTIEDAIADIRAGKLVIVVDDEDRENEGDFIGAAEKITPEWVNFMTKYGRGLICVALTPERTVELDLDLMTPTNTALHETAFTVSVDYRHGTTTGISAADRAATIRALADPTARPSDFARPGHVFPLRARPGGVLRRAGHTEAAVDLARLAGLYPAGVLVEILNDDGTMARVPELVALARQFGLRLITIKDLIAYRMRTERLINRLVEVDLPTKYGNFRLIAYEERYTGDVHLALVKGSWQEDEPVLVRVHSQCVTGDIFGSLRCDCGEQLAAAMRRVEAEGRGVVLYMKQEGRGIGLVNKLRAYKLQDEQGLDTVEANLALGFQMDHRDYGIGCQILRDLGIRKLRLMTNNPRKRVGLAGYGLEIVERVPIEIPPNEVNRRYLLTKRDRMGHLILNHLDEHDRSVLGQLF from the coding sequence ATGGCCTTTGAACCACTCAATCCCCACGAATCTACGCCACCATGCTGCGCGGCTTCTGGGGAAGGCACGGCTTCGCCGTTTGACACGATTGAAGATGCGATTGCCGACATTCGGGCAGGGAAACTGGTCATTGTGGTAGACGATGAAGATCGGGAAAACGAAGGCGACTTTATTGGAGCAGCTGAAAAAATTACGCCCGAATGGGTCAACTTTATGACCAAATACGGGCGGGGGCTGATCTGTGTGGCGCTCACCCCAGAGCGGACGGTAGAGCTAGACCTAGATCTCATGACGCCCACCAACACAGCCCTGCACGAGACGGCCTTTACCGTATCGGTCGACTATCGCCACGGCACCACCACAGGCATCTCTGCAGCCGATCGGGCCGCCACCATCCGGGCTTTGGCCGATCCGACAGCACGCCCGTCGGACTTTGCCCGTCCGGGCCATGTCTTTCCCTTGCGGGCACGCCCAGGTGGCGTGTTGCGCCGCGCTGGCCATACCGAAGCCGCTGTCGACCTAGCCCGGTTGGCTGGCCTTTACCCTGCAGGGGTATTGGTGGAGATTCTCAACGACGACGGTACTATGGCCCGCGTGCCCGAGCTCGTGGCGCTGGCTCGACAGTTTGGATTGCGCTTAATTACGATCAAAGATCTGATCGCCTATCGGATGCGCACCGAGCGGCTGATCAATCGGCTTGTTGAAGTCGATCTGCCTACAAAGTACGGGAACTTCCGGCTGATTGCCTACGAAGAGCGCTACACCGGCGACGTCCATCTAGCGCTTGTGAAAGGATCTTGGCAGGAAGACGAGCCCGTGCTGGTGCGCGTCCATTCCCAGTGCGTTACAGGCGATATTTTTGGCTCCTTACGTTGCGACTGTGGGGAGCAGCTTGCGGCAGCCATGCGCCGCGTCGAAGCAGAAGGCCGAGGCGTTGTGCTCTATATGAAGCAAGAAGGACGCGGCATTGGCTTGGTCAATAAGCTCCGTGCCTACAAGCTACAAGACGAACAGGGACTGGACACTGTTGAAGCCAACCTAGCACTGGGCTTCCAGATGGACCATCGCGACTATGGCATTGGCTGCCAGATTCTGCGTGACCTAGGCATTCGGAAGCTGCGCCTGATGACCAACAACCCACGCAAGCGCGTAGGCTTGGCCGGCTACGGGCTGGAAATCGTCGAGCGTGTGCCGATTGAAATCCCGCCCAATGAGGTCAACCGGCGCTATCTGCTTACCAAGCGGGACCGCATGGGCCATTTAATCCTCAACCACCTCGACGAGCACGACCGCAGCGTGCTTGGTCAGCTGTTTTAG
- the miaB gene encoding tRNA (N6-isopentenyl adenosine(37)-C2)-methylthiotransferase MiaB, whose translation MNLIPDLEILDELDAPRLTAQESEGARKVYIETYGCQMNVSDSEIVAAILRAHGFGLTRNPEEADVVLLNTCAIRENAEQKVRHRLDVFRAHKRKRRPGLQIGILGCMAERLRHKLLEQEQLVDLVVGPDAYRELPQLLEAAETTGQAAVNVQLSREETYADIAPVRYDSNGVTAYVSIMRGCDNMCAFCVVPFTRGRERSRPVQSILDECARLVEEGYLEVTVLGQNVNSYRYVADGTVVTFPELLYRISRISPELRVRYSTSHPKDCSDELLYVHRECHNVCNYIHLPVQHGNTDVLRRMRRTYTREQYLALIERARRIVPGIALSTDVIAGFCGETEAEHQDTLSLLEQVRFDHAYMFLYSERPGTYAARKYKDDVPLEVKKRRLQEIIELQTRISLENNRKEIGRVHTVLIEGPAKRGSDQLCGRTDTNKMVVFDRQTFHAGEYVLVRITGCTSATLFGDPLARTTLAEAARVETGRL comes from the coding sequence ATGAACCTGATTCCAGACCTGGAAATTTTGGATGAGTTGGATGCGCCTCGGCTGACAGCCCAGGAGAGCGAAGGGGCGCGCAAAGTATATATCGAAACCTACGGCTGCCAAATGAACGTCTCCGATTCGGAGATCGTGGCGGCCATCTTGCGGGCGCACGGTTTTGGGTTGACACGCAACCCAGAGGAAGCCGATGTGGTGCTGCTTAACACCTGCGCCATTCGGGAAAATGCGGAACAAAAGGTGCGTCATCGCCTCGATGTGTTTCGGGCCCATAAACGCAAACGCCGCCCAGGCTTGCAAATTGGCATCCTGGGATGCATGGCTGAGCGGTTACGCCACAAGCTACTTGAGCAAGAGCAGCTGGTAGACTTGGTGGTAGGGCCGGATGCCTATCGAGAGCTGCCACAGCTACTTGAAGCAGCGGAAACCACAGGCCAAGCCGCGGTCAACGTTCAGCTCTCGCGTGAAGAGACGTATGCCGATATTGCCCCGGTCCGCTACGACTCCAACGGCGTGACGGCCTACGTGTCGATCATGCGCGGCTGCGACAACATGTGCGCCTTTTGCGTGGTGCCATTTACGCGTGGTCGCGAGCGCAGCCGACCGGTCCAAAGTATCCTGGACGAATGTGCACGCCTGGTCGAAGAGGGCTACCTAGAAGTGACCGTGCTGGGGCAAAACGTCAATTCTTACCGCTACGTTGCCGATGGCACGGTAGTCACCTTTCCAGAACTACTTTACCGGATCAGTCGGATTTCGCCGGAGCTGCGCGTGCGCTACTCCACCAGCCATCCTAAAGACTGCTCCGACGAGCTGCTTTACGTGCACCGCGAGTGTCATAACGTATGTAATTACATTCACTTGCCAGTTCAACATGGCAATACCGATGTGCTGCGCCGCATGCGTCGCACCTATACGCGGGAACAGTACCTAGCGCTTATTGAACGCGCCCGGCGCATTGTCCCTGGCATTGCACTTTCGACCGACGTTATTGCAGGATTTTGCGGAGAAACCGAAGCGGAACATCAAGATACGCTCTCGCTGCTTGAGCAGGTGCGTTTCGACCACGCCTACATGTTTCTCTACTCAGAGCGCCCGGGAACCTACGCTGCCCGTAAGTACAAGGACGATGTGCCCTTGGAGGTCAAAAAGCGGCGCTTGCAGGAAATCATTGAATTGCAAACCCGCATTTCGCTTGAAAACAACCGCAAGGAAATCGGCCGCGTGCATACCGTTTTAATTGAGGGTCCAGCGAAGCGTGGATCAGATCAGCTTTGCGGCCGTACCGACACAAACAAAATGGTGGTCTTTGACCGGCAGACGTTTCATGCGGGCGAGTATGTGTTGGTGCGGATTACCGGCTGCACCTCGGCCACGCTGTTTGGCGATCCCCTAGCGCGCACGACGCTGGCTGAAGCTGCACGCGTGGAAACAGGCCGGCTTTGA
- a CDS encoding riboflavin synthase: protein MFTGIIEEVGRVQQVEPLGGGMRLTVAAPMAQTLRPDQSVAVNGACLTVVSASASHFEVVVVEETLRKTTLGDLTPGMPVNLERALQVGARLDGHFVQGHVDTIGEVLEIIPEATGRLYRIRFPEAFRAYVVPTGSIALDGISLTVARLESDTLTVAIIPHTLAKTNVSTWQPGSRVNIEFDVLGKYVVAWLTQREDPSFERLRSLLPKGA, encoded by the coding sequence GTGTTTACGGGCATTATCGAAGAAGTGGGGCGTGTGCAGCAGGTCGAGCCGCTGGGTGGAGGAATGCGGCTGACGGTTGCGGCACCGATGGCACAAACGCTACGCCCCGATCAAAGTGTAGCGGTCAATGGGGCATGCCTGACGGTAGTGTCGGCCAGCGCATCGCACTTTGAGGTTGTGGTGGTAGAAGAGACGCTGCGTAAAACTACTTTAGGCGACCTAACACCTGGGATGCCGGTTAACCTGGAACGGGCGCTTCAGGTTGGGGCGCGGCTGGATGGCCATTTTGTACAGGGTCATGTCGATACGATTGGTGAGGTGCTCGAAATCATCCCAGAAGCTACAGGTCGCCTTTACCGCATTCGTTTTCCGGAAGCTTTTCGGGCGTATGTGGTGCCTACCGGGTCAATCGCTCTTGATGGCATTAGTCTGACCGTAGCCCGTCTCGAAAGCGATACGCTAACGGTCGCCATCATTCCCCATACGTTGGCAAAGACCAACGTGTCGACCTGGCAGCCTGGTAGCCGTGTCAACATCGAATTCGATGTGCTCGGTAAGTACGTTGTTGCTTGGCTTACGCAACGCGAGGACCCAAGCTTTGAGCGCTTGCGTTCTTTACTTCCCAAAGGTGCTTAA
- a CDS encoding HDOD domain-containing protein, which translates to MAAPIPDYILESVRSLPPLPAAVERLLALSREPEVDFRKVIQVIESDPALTARMLRAANSAFYGVSRRVQTVQQAIVLLGHEAVINLALGISVLNLKRNLLKQWPGDPSAFWRHSITVALLARELARALHCANSEEAFVAGLLHDIGKLVLLTHHGVVYAQALLAARQGPEPLHVLERELFEVDHAVAGYALCLHWHLPDTLAQAVAEHHAEQPPATRTTAELVYEANELAKRLGLGESGNAFTTLRTGPMPPHRRLPFDRFVDQVHQLLEELAHIESLLEGVTQPEAPPSLPVRMRGIVHLHLRDPHVIDLFRIVLWSMGYEAIVVGETEVVTPHASRLLGLVADASLPATRRVVYLQQGIPVLDVPFPPSAIYVDLPALRRRLTQMLMQQTVAAA; encoded by the coding sequence ATGGCCGCCCCAATTCCCGACTATATTCTTGAGAGTGTTCGTTCGCTCCCCCCGCTTCCGGCAGCCGTCGAACGCCTGCTGGCCTTGTCTCGTGAACCTGAGGTAGACTTTCGCAAAGTTATCCAGGTGATCGAGTCGGACCCAGCGCTAACCGCCCGTATGCTTCGGGCTGCGAATTCGGCTTTTTACGGTGTCTCGCGGCGTGTGCAGACCGTGCAGCAGGCCATTGTGCTGCTGGGTCATGAAGCCGTGATCAACCTGGCTTTAGGCATTTCTGTGTTAAATTTGAAGCGTAACCTGCTTAAGCAATGGCCAGGCGATCCTTCGGCGTTTTGGCGGCATAGCATCACGGTAGCTCTGCTGGCCCGTGAACTAGCCCGCGCCCTGCATTGCGCCAACAGTGAGGAAGCCTTTGTCGCGGGACTTTTGCACGACATTGGCAAGCTCGTGCTCCTAACCCACCATGGGGTAGTCTATGCCCAGGCTTTGCTGGCGGCACGTCAAGGCCCTGAGCCATTGCATGTTTTGGAACGAGAGCTGTTTGAAGTCGACCACGCTGTAGCTGGCTACGCCCTCTGTTTGCACTGGCACCTTCCCGATACACTGGCCCAAGCGGTAGCCGAGCATCACGCCGAGCAGCCTCCGGCTACACGTACTACAGCGGAACTGGTCTACGAGGCAAACGAGCTGGCGAAGCGCCTGGGCCTAGGCGAAAGCGGGAATGCCTTTACAACGCTTCGAACTGGCCCCATGCCTCCACATCGCCGTCTGCCTTTTGATCGATTTGTCGATCAGGTACATCAGCTTCTAGAAGAACTGGCCCATATCGAGTCGCTTTTAGAAGGCGTCACGCAGCCTGAAGCGCCTCCAAGTCTGCCTGTGCGCATGCGCGGCATCGTTCACTTGCACCTGCGCGATCCACATGTAATCGATCTGTTCCGCATCGTGCTTTGGTCGATGGGCTACGAGGCGATTGTGGTGGGCGAAACTGAAGTCGTTACTCCTCATGCCTCACGCCTTTTGGGCTTGGTTGCCGACGCCTCGCTCCCGGCAACGCGTCGCGTGGTTTATCTCCAGCAGGGCATTCCTGTGCTAGACGTACCGTTCCCACCCAGTGCCATCTATGTTGACCTACCGGCATTGCGGCGACGCCTAACCCAAATGCTTATGCAGCAAACCGTAGCAGCTGCTTGA
- the ribD gene encoding bifunctional diaminohydroxyphosphoribosylaminopyrimidine deaminase/5-amino-6-(5-phosphoribosylamino)uracil reductase RibD, giving the protein MDAGWPLAAGLHPGDLTARTEAERYMVRCLELAFRGAGHVSPNPMVGAVLVGANGQVLAEGWHHTYGGPHAERIAIEEALRRHGPEALRQATLYVNLEPCAHYGKTPPCADFILAHGIPRVVVGMVDPFPQVAGRGIARLRTHGVQVEVGVLEAICRRFNEAFVHHVQTGRPLVTLKMAQTLDGFVATRAGQSRWISGKAARVLVHHWRAVLDGVLVGSTTAAMDDPALTVRHVEGRQPVRIVLDRTGTLPPTLRVFTDEQVAATLAVVGPAVQPAYAQSLMQKGGRLWQLPLQAGHLDLAVLLERLGREGGLEGRPMQSVLVEAGPRLATALLCQRLVDRFFLFVAPRLFGGGIALLNDLGIRQIEESITFALHRWTEVGEDLLFIGYLRA; this is encoded by the coding sequence ATGGATGCTGGATGGCCCCTCGCTGCCGGATTACATCCAGGAGATCTGACGGCGCGTACCGAAGCCGAGCGCTACATGGTGCGCTGTTTGGAACTGGCCTTTCGCGGGGCTGGGCACGTGAGTCCTAATCCTATGGTGGGGGCTGTGCTCGTGGGTGCTAACGGTCAGGTGCTTGCTGAAGGGTGGCATCACACCTACGGCGGTCCGCATGCCGAGCGCATCGCTATTGAAGAAGCATTGCGTCGGCATGGGCCGGAGGCGCTGCGGCAGGCAACCCTATACGTTAATCTGGAACCTTGTGCGCATTATGGTAAAACGCCGCCATGCGCAGACTTCATCTTGGCCCATGGCATTCCGCGTGTGGTGGTGGGTATGGTCGACCCATTTCCACAGGTAGCAGGTCGCGGTATTGCGCGGTTGAGAACCCATGGGGTGCAGGTAGAGGTGGGTGTGCTGGAGGCGATTTGCAGGCGTTTTAATGAAGCTTTTGTACATCACGTCCAAACAGGTCGGCCGTTGGTAACACTGAAAATGGCGCAGACGCTGGATGGTTTTGTGGCTACGCGGGCAGGCCAATCCCGCTGGATTTCGGGTAAGGCAGCGCGCGTGCTGGTGCACCACTGGCGGGCCGTGCTTGACGGGGTGTTGGTAGGTAGCACTACAGCCGCGATGGATGATCCAGCCTTGACCGTGCGACACGTAGAGGGCCGGCAGCCTGTGCGCATTGTGCTTGACCGGACTGGAACGCTGCCACCAACACTCCGGGTCTTTACGGATGAACAGGTAGCCGCCACGCTAGCCGTTGTGGGGCCAGCGGTTCAGCCTGCTTATGCGCAATCCTTAATGCAAAAAGGGGGTAGGTTGTGGCAGCTGCCGCTACAAGCAGGCCATCTAGATTTAGCCGTGCTTTTGGAACGTTTAGGGCGTGAAGGAGGCCTAGAAGGGCGCCCCATGCAGTCGGTGCTTGTCGAAGCGGGGCCACGCTTGGCTACGGCCTTGCTTTGCCAGAGGCTAGTAGATCGGTTTTTCCTGTTTGTGGCGCCACGGCTGTTTGGTGGGGGCATAGCTTTGCTGAACGATTTAGGCATACGGCAAATCGAGGAAAGCATAACGTTTGCCCTACATCGATGGACTGAAGTGGGCGAAGACCTACTGTTTATAGGCTACCTGCGAGCCTGA
- a CDS encoding anhydro-N-acetylmuramic acid kinase gives MHTPSSLPLCWQRLWQRDARHVVGLMSGTSLDGIDAALVYVAGSGRGLSLELKAFAHRPFPEALRALLLRNSQPGHSSVRDLALLNVRLAQLYAEAVQDVLHKVGLPLEALDLVGSHGQTVHHVPEPVACAGAEVTATFQLGDPSILANLLGVPVVGDFRLADMALGGQGAPLVPYFDYVYFAHPTETRGLLNIGGIANLTVLPANALPDDVYAFDTGPGNMLIDALAKRLWGIPYDPEGQHAAQGRVNESLLASLLCDPYFLKPPPKSTGREYFGEAFLEAYLEQARTEGITDPHDQMATLTALTAAAVYQAYARYVRKQHPLDVLIVSGGGVHNHTLMALLERYFAPIPVRTTADYGLDPDAKEACCFAVLAHELLNGVPTNLPRVTGARKATLLGKLCLPA, from the coding sequence ATGCATACGCCGTCATCTCTTCCCTTGTGCTGGCAGCGCCTTTGGCAGCGTGATGCACGGCACGTTGTGGGCTTGATGAGCGGCACCTCGCTCGATGGTATCGATGCCGCCTTGGTTTACGTAGCAGGCAGTGGACGTGGGCTTTCGCTTGAGCTCAAAGCCTTCGCGCACCGTCCCTTTCCTGAAGCATTGCGTGCGCTCCTGCTACGCAATAGCCAGCCAGGGCATTCTTCCGTACGTGACCTAGCGCTACTGAACGTACGCCTGGCGCAACTGTATGCCGAAGCCGTGCAAGACGTGTTGCACAAGGTTGGGTTACCCCTTGAAGCCCTAGACTTGGTTGGATCGCATGGGCAAACCGTGCATCATGTGCCTGAGCCAGTAGCCTGTGCGGGTGCAGAGGTAACGGCTACGTTTCAGCTTGGTGACCCTTCGATACTGGCAAACCTGCTGGGTGTGCCTGTGGTGGGCGACTTTCGACTGGCCGATATGGCCTTAGGGGGGCAAGGGGCGCCTCTGGTGCCTTACTTTGACTACGTGTATTTTGCACATCCTACCGAAACGCGTGGTTTGTTGAACATTGGGGGCATTGCCAACCTAACGGTGCTCCCAGCCAACGCGTTGCCAGACGACGTTTATGCCTTTGATACTGGACCAGGTAACATGCTGATTGATGCACTGGCTAAACGGCTTTGGGGCATACCCTACGATCCCGAAGGACAACATGCAGCGCAAGGGCGCGTCAACGAAAGCTTGCTTGCCAGTCTGCTCTGCGACCCATACTTTTTAAAACCACCGCCTAAGTCCACAGGTCGAGAGTACTTTGGGGAAGCCTTTCTAGAAGCCTACCTCGAGCAGGCAAGAACCGAGGGGATAACCGATCCCCATGACCAGATGGCTACGCTGACGGCACTGACGGCTGCGGCAGTTTACCAGGCTTATGCGCGTTACGTGCGCAAGCAGCATCCGTTGGATGTGCTTATCGTCTCGGGCGGTGGCGTTCATAACCACACGCTGATGGCGCTCCTTGAACGTTACTTTGCTCCTATTCCGGTGCGCACAACGGCCGACTACGGCTTGGATCCTGATGCTAAAGAGGCCTGCTGCTTTGCCGTGCTGGCCCATGAGCTGCTCAACGGCGTACCGACAAACCTACCCCGCGTAACTGGGGCCCGCAAAGCCACGCTATTGGGTAAGTTGTGCCTTCCAGCCTGA
- the thiL gene encoding thiamine-phosphate kinase — translation MSEPFTPIREVGEFGLIDRLQAILGEPADPDLIMGIGDDAAVYRLPDQETVHVITSDALLEGVHFDRLMTPMEHLGYKAIAVNVSDVVAMNAEPRYATITLGLPSKISVEMAEAFYRGIRRACEAYGLTLVGGDTTAAHALCISITVVGEARLDEIIFRRGARPGDLLCVTGDLGAAYAGLKILLEERKALKEEGLNYKPDLEPFRYVIQRQLLPQARLDVIRDWRQRGVRPHALIDISDGLASEVHHLCRHSGCGALVHAAAIPVALETRDVADRFAEDVDTYALFGGEDYELLFALPPDQLERLDPLSFNVIGEFLPAEHGVQVQTPEGAVIPLDPAGYQHFRQEEDGEADLLG, via the coding sequence ATGAGTGAACCCTTTACGCCCATTCGTGAAGTTGGCGAATTTGGACTGATCGATCGGTTGCAAGCCATCTTGGGTGAACCTGCCGATCCGGACCTGATCATGGGCATTGGCGACGATGCCGCCGTTTATCGCCTGCCCGACCAAGAAACCGTGCATGTGATTACCAGCGATGCCCTGCTTGAGGGCGTGCATTTCGATCGGCTGATGACGCCCATGGAGCATCTAGGCTATAAGGCCATTGCGGTTAACGTAAGCGATGTAGTGGCCATGAATGCCGAGCCTAGGTATGCGACCATTACCTTAGGCCTACCTTCAAAGATTTCGGTTGAGATGGCCGAAGCTTTTTATCGAGGCATCCGGCGTGCCTGCGAAGCGTATGGACTAACCCTTGTAGGGGGCGATACCACGGCCGCGCATGCCCTGTGCATTTCCATTACCGTGGTCGGCGAGGCCCGGCTCGATGAGATCATCTTCCGACGAGGAGCCCGGCCTGGCGATCTGCTGTGCGTGACGGGCGACTTGGGCGCTGCCTACGCAGGGCTCAAGATTCTGCTGGAAGAACGTAAGGCGCTCAAAGAAGAGGGGCTAAACTACAAACCTGACCTAGAGCCTTTTCGCTATGTGATCCAGCGGCAACTGCTGCCGCAAGCTCGTCTTGACGTAATTCGGGATTGGCGTCAGCGAGGCGTGCGGCCGCATGCCTTGATCGATATCTCAGACGGTTTGGCTTCCGAAGTGCATCATTTGTGCCGGCACAGCGGCTGTGGGGCATTGGTCCATGCTGCGGCTATCCCTGTGGCCCTGGAAACACGCGACGTGGCTGACCGCTTTGCTGAAGATGTCGATACCTATGCCCTTTTTGGGGGCGAAGACTATGAGCTGCTTTTCGCCCTACCCCCTGATCAGCTGGAGCGGCTCGATCCGCTTTCTTTCAATGTTATCGGCGAATTTCTACCAGCAGAGCATGGGGTACAGGTACAAACGCCTGAAGGGGCCGTGATTCCGCTAGACCCCGCCGGTTATCAGCATTTCCGTCAAGAGGAAGATGGTGAAGCCGATTTGCTGGGATAA
- a CDS encoding sigma-54 interaction domain-containing protein, with protein sequence MDREAIQQRFGIIGQSQAIRNVIDRVRLVARTDITVLLQGESGVGKELLAHAIHEISPRRHGPFVIVNCGAIPEGLIESELFGAEKGAYTGAVERRKGYFEEADGGTIFLDEIGEMPLAAQVRLLRVLETGEFSRVGSSRPIKTDVRVIAATNKDLAKAVRAGLFREDLYYRISTVVIEIPPLRERREDILPLFEYFLQRAAQRYSTPMRRLDEGARQLLLRYHWPGNVRELRNVAEQVAVLLNKPIISAEDLRSLLRGVSTGRSLIPMPRLSGQEGQDARERELIYRLLLELRLGVQEIKALLHRLVGEQIPRPEQLPAPMKHFSPPSSVWAEAEDAAFVEDVPFEEADEIDYEPLHPTPQQETAQTEAASSAAAQENTAALGSLNGEKLPTLAEAERWLIVEALKRYKGNRRQAARALGISERTLYRKLKEIDEAF encoded by the coding sequence ATGGATCGGGAAGCCATTCAGCAGCGCTTTGGGATTATCGGGCAATCGCAGGCCATCCGCAATGTGATCGATCGCGTTCGTTTGGTAGCGCGCACCGATATTACCGTATTGCTTCAAGGCGAAAGCGGTGTAGGTAAAGAATTGCTGGCGCATGCGATTCACGAAATTAGTCCACGGCGGCATGGGCCTTTTGTGATTGTCAACTGCGGGGCTATTCCAGAAGGATTGATCGAGTCGGAATTGTTTGGCGCCGAAAAAGGTGCTTATACAGGTGCAGTTGAACGCCGTAAGGGATACTTTGAGGAAGCCGATGGCGGGACGATCTTTTTAGATGAGATTGGCGAGATGCCCTTGGCAGCGCAGGTGCGTCTGCTCCGCGTCTTGGAGACCGGAGAGTTTAGTCGCGTAGGATCTAGCCGCCCGATCAAAACCGATGTGCGGGTGATTGCAGCTACAAACAAAGACCTGGCTAAAGCCGTTCGTGCAGGCCTCTTCCGGGAGGATCTTTATTACCGCATTAGTACCGTTGTTATTGAAATTCCGCCGCTTCGGGAGCGACGCGAAGACATTTTGCCGCTGTTTGAGTACTTCTTGCAGCGGGCAGCGCAGCGCTATAGTACGCCAATGCGGCGTCTGGATGAGGGAGCGCGGCAACTCCTGCTGCGCTACCACTGGCCGGGCAATGTGCGCGAACTGCGCAACGTGGCCGAGCAGGTAGCAGTGCTGCTCAACAAGCCTATCATCAGCGCTGAAGATCTGCGTTCGCTTTTGCGGGGGGTAAGCACAGGGCGTAGCCTAATCCCAATGCCTCGCCTTTCAGGACAAGAAGGTCAAGATGCCCGAGAGCGAGAGCTTATCTACCGGCTGCTACTGGAGTTGCGGCTAGGCGTGCAGGAAATCAAGGCATTGCTCCATCGCCTGGTAGGTGAACAGATACCAAGACCTGAACAGCTGCCGGCACCGATGAAGCATTTCTCGCCCCCTAGCTCGGTTTGGGCAGAGGCAGAAGATGCCGCATTTGTCGAAGACGTTCCCTTTGAGGAAGCGGACGAAATCGACTACGAACCGCTTCATCCTACGCCGCAACAGGAAACAGCGCAGACTGAGGCGGCAAGCAGTGCAGCTGCTCAAGAGAACACCGCTGCTTTAGGCTCGCTAAACGGGGAAAAACTCCCCACGCTGGCCGAAGCGGAGCGATGGCTGATTGTTGAAGCACTGAAGCGTTATAAGGGCAATCGACGACAGGCTGCTAGGGCTCTGGGTATTAGCGAGCGCACGCTTTACCGCAAGCTCAAAGAGATCGATGAGGCGTTTTAG